In Nicotiana tabacum cultivar K326 chromosome 11, ASM71507v2, whole genome shotgun sequence, a single window of DNA contains:
- the LOC107768666 gene encoding SKP1-like protein 12 yields MAASSSSATSEQKKIVLKSSDGDEFQLEENAAVQSITVKNMVEDDYTVIPLPNVDTKTLIKITEYLKTHADEKMKSNEEEIKKFDKDFVKEKSYNDLFELVLAANYLDIKGLMDLLCQAIADRIKDKSYMAVRKIFNITTDYTEAELEEVKKEHAWAHEGEEIDDSTN; encoded by the coding sequence ATGGCCGCCTCCTCCTCCTCAGCAACATCTGAGCAGAAGAAGATAGTCTTAAAATCCTCCGACGGCGACGAATTTCAGTTAGAAGAAAACGCCGCCGTTCAATCCATAACCGTAAAAAACATGGTGGAAGACGATTACACCGTCATTCCACTCCCAAACGTCGATACCAAAACCCTAATCAAAATTACAGAGTACCTAAAGACGCACGCCGATGAGAAGATGAAGTCTAACGAAGAGGAAATCAAAAAATTCGATAAGGATTTCGTGAAGGAGAAGAGTTACAACGATCTGTTTGAACTTGTATTAGCTGCTAATTACCTTGATATTAAGGGTTTAATGGATTTGTTATGTCAGGCAATTGCTGATAGGATTAAGGATAAGTCGTATATGGCTGTTAGGAAGATATTTAATATCACAACTGATTATACTGAAGCGGAATTGGAAGAGGTTAAGAAGGAACATGCTTGGGCACATGAAGGAGAAGAAATTGACGATTCTACTAATTAG
- the LOC107768665 gene encoding heat shock factor protein HSF30-like has protein sequence MATNNISQFSGSDVAIVLHKPRIPPFLTKTYEMVDDPNTNSIISWSLTSTSFIIWDHIRLCSQLLPQYFKHENLSSFIYQLNNYGFKKIGLQKWEYEHYWFRPGKKHLLSNIKRRNQNQKIQEHCYQENYYNGVVTELRSQRDFNVTLMSEIEKMKEKQDDLANRIASLREYLEKSDAKFRKLLCLLAKGIKQVAMQQAMKNDEQTKKRKVEDIAEICKNVVEKKMDDLVAIKQVHEIMQKKQEIEIEKKRG, from the exons ATGGCGACGAACAATATCAGTCAATTTTCTGGTTCTGATGTTGCAATAGTATTGCACAAACCTCGTATACCTCCTTTCTTGACGAAGACATATGAAATGGTGGACGATCCGAATACGAATTCTATTATTAGCTGGAGTTTAACTAGTACTAGCTTtattatttgggatcatatcagaCTATGCTCCCAACTTCTACCTCAATATTTCAAGCATGAAAATCTGTCTAGCTTTATTTACCAACTCAATAACTAT GGGTTCAAGAAGATTGGATTGCAGAAATGGGAATATGAACATTATTGGTTTCGACCAGGGAAAAAACACTTGTTATCTAACATAAAGCGACGAAATCAAAATCAGAAAATTCAAGAACATTGTTATCAAGAAAATTATTACAATGGGGTAGTGACAGAGTTGAGGAGTCAGAGAGATTTCAACGTTACATTGATGTCAGAAATCGAGAAGATGAAGGAGAAACAAGACGATTTGGCTAATAGAATCGCGTCGTTGAGGGAATACTTAGAAAAATCTGATGCTAAATTTAGGAAACTTCTCTGTTTATTGGCAAAAGGAATTAAGCAAGTTGCAATGCAGCAGGCCATGAAGAATGATGAGCAAACAAAGAAACGTAAAGTAGAGGATATAGCAGAAATTTGCAAAAATGTAGTGGAGAAAAAGATGGATGATTTGGTAGCTATTAAACAAGTACATGAAATCATGCAGAAGAAGCAGGAGATTGAGATTGAGAAGAAAAGGggatga
- the LOC107768668 gene encoding SKP1-like protein 1 translates to MATEGKKMVTLKSNDDKEFEVEEAAVIQSEMIKNMIEDGCATSVIPLPNIDSITLSKVIEYLNKHITRDEDEDEDDDKDKDKGKVAKAGEEEDLKEFDEKFVNMGWEELFDVIMAANYLNIHELMELCCQSAADRLKNKSVRAVREMLKITNDLTEEEEKEIINDAPWAFEGPEIDDTVN, encoded by the exons ATGGCAACCGAAGGCAAGAAAATGGTGACATTAAAATCAAATGATGATAAGgaatttgaagttgaagaagCTGCAGTTATTCAATCCGAAATGATCAAGAACATGATCGAAGATGGATGCGCTACTAGTGTTATTCCACTTCCAAATATAGATAGCATTACCCTAAGCAAGGTCATTGAGTATCTCAACAAGCACATTACTAGGGACGAAGACGAGGACGAGGACGATGACAAGGACAAGGACAAGGGAAAGGTGGCGAAAGCAG GTGAGGAAGAAGATCTCAAGGAATTCGACGAGAAATTCGTAAACATGGGATGGGAAGAGCTTTTCGACGTAATAATGGCAGCAAATTATTTGAACATTCACGAGTTGATGGAATTATGTTGTCAATCTGCAGCTGATAGATTGAAGAACAAGAGTGTTAGAGCAGTTCGTGAGATGTTAAAGATTACTAATGATCTtactgaagaagaagagaaagagattATTAATGATGCTCCTTGGGCATTTGAAGGTCCTGAAATTGATGATACTGTTAATTAG